One region of Glycine max cultivar Williams 82 chromosome 9, Glycine_max_v4.0, whole genome shotgun sequence genomic DNA includes:
- the LOC100781437 gene encoding uncharacterized protein, with amino-acid sequence MEWRNYYMDVIFVPFGLGIILAYHVWLWHKSQTQPFTTTFGIDADGRRLWIPAMMKDIDKKNIVAIQSLRNLIMGSTLMATTSMLICTGLGAVISSTYSVKNVINDTIFGAHSDFMVGLKYAIILAILLFSFLFHTFSIGFLNQVNILICTPQDVKSLVTLEYLTQLLDKAILLNTVGNRLFYSALPLLLWIFGPVLTFFSSMAMVLILYNLDFLAGNSNSKIEVFIPNGI; translated from the exons ATGGAGTGGAGAAACTACTATATGGATGTGATATTTGTGCCATTTGGGTTAGGAATCATACTAGCATATCATGTGTGGTTATGGCACAAGAGCCAGACACAGCCCTTCACCACAACCTTTGGAATAGATGCTGATGGTCGCCGATTATGGATCCCTGCCATGATGAAG GACATTGACAAAAAGAACATCGTAGCAATTCAATCTCTTCGAAACCTAATCATGGGATCAACCCTTATGGCCACAACATCCATGCTCATCTGCACGGGCCTAGGAGCAGTTATAAGCAGCACTTACAGTGTTAAAAATGTAATCAACGACACAATTTTTGGAGCACACAGTGACTTTATGGTGGGACTGAAATATGCCATCATCCTTGCAATATTATTATTCTCGTTTCTATTTCACACTTTCTCTATAGGGTTTCTCAATCAAGTGAATATCCTTATTTGCACCCCACAAGATGTCAAGTCTTTAGTGACCTTGGAATATTTAACTCAACTTTTGGACAAGGCCATCTTATTGAACACGGTAGGGAACAGGCTTTTCTATTCGGCACTTCCCCTTTTACTTTGGATCTTTGGACCTGTGCTAACTTTCTTCTCTTCAATGGCAATGGTGCTTATATTATACAACCTCGATTTTCTGGCTGGGAATAGCAACAGCAAGATAGAGGTCTTTATCCCAAATGGCATTTGa